The Labeo rohita strain BAU-BD-2019 chromosome 14, IGBB_LRoh.1.0, whole genome shotgun sequence genomic interval tatcttttgctgtagtgtgtcagtaaaaatatCAGTTCCTAAcatttgccattaattgtaataatctagtgagatttttgtttgcacaagtaGTCTGACAAAAGCCAGTGCTCCAAaacaccatcatccagtctgtctctggaatgacatgaagagacagaaaaactgagacagactaaatccagaagaactgtggcagcatctccaagatgtttcaagtaacctacctgcacagctacctgaaaaacacaggtgcacctagggcaaaagctgctttaaatgcaaaggatggtcacatcaaatgctgatttattttagttaatagaagttcattgataaagaaaatctatttatgacactgtttttgacagcatcctcatttttgtgcctaactgcctaaaaattttaacagtactgtagctttgtaggtataggtttcttaaagcatcttggagatgttgccacagttcttctggatttagtctgtctccgttttttctgtttcttaagacagactggattgaaatgaatgtttaagcaaaatgaatgtttagaaatgtaaactgatatttcttactgacacactacagcaacagactgactttaactgactttaaaccattttttagttgatgaaaatactagtggcctaagacttttgcacagcactgtgtgtatatatatatatatatatatatatatatatataagagttcagatgcaaaagcctctaaatcctgtatttctttaaaattagcatttcattCTAGCTACTTTGTAtatgtttctatgtaagtactggtacttcagTTTGGGCTGAGTCTGTAATTTAAcaagtttaaagtaaaagtatttgatggatgtatactatgtgtcaggagcattatCTCATGtctcattatctcatttttgaccaaggtggcttttagctggttttgcatctgaactcttcatatatttatttgaaaccgaaatctttggtaacattataaatgtcattactgTCACATTTGTGCAATTTCAGCAATTACGAACTGAATTTGCAAACTTCTTTCAATCATCTTAATGATACACAGACCTATATTTGCATGTCTAAATGTCTGTTTTTCCCCAATTGCATTGTTCCAGGAAACGTTCCTCCAAACCAGAAGCTGCGATTGAATCCCTGCTGCAGTGAGCCTTTTGTCTGACAAAGACTAccatattttgtgcattttcaaGGCCAGTCCAGTATATGTCTTAGGAAATACTGATTCTTGTGACATTAAGGCACTTTGGCATAAGTGtagatgaaaataaatcatgtgtTAATATGCAGGAATTCCAGAGCTGCTCCAAAGCTGGGTTTAGGTGAGGATAGTTTGCTGTAAAATGTCTGTTAATGATAGCACTACAAAAGGCACATTTCACCTTTAACATAAACACTGTTACTGTATATTCTGCTTCACACTGATGGCTGGGATGAGCCGGTTATTGATCCGCCACAAGTTGAGCTTGCCGTCAGGGAATATGCTATTGAGAAACAAATCTAATCTTAATGTTTTATACAATTGGCAGCGTGCAATTGCTTTAGCTTTATGTATACAAGCTATGctacttcatgttttttttatagtgagAATGTGCATGCCATGTTTCCCTGGCTGTTGTGCCATTAGCTCAGTTAACTCtaattgtaatgtattttcattGTGCACTGTAGTACCATTAGtcttacataaaaatgtttacattttttttttttttttttgtcctgtattcctctttaaattattaaattattttacaaggaACAAGGaagtgttgttttttatttttaataattgatcaTACTCAtttcaaattccaaaaataacgaacaaaccaaaaaatctgttcaaaataattttattcataaatacaataaatatataaatatgcttaaatacatatgtatttaatacaaaataatttaatattaatgttgcatacaaaataataatataatattgtctTCATCAGCGGAAAACAGtcatttcttgttttttctCTGCTTTAACTGATAAGAGAGTTCTTGGCAGCATTTTTTGATGTCCTTgagaaaataattcattttgtgTTCGTCCGAAGCTGAAACGTTGCATTGATGGTGCTGTGGAGAAAAAAGCACACATTTAGCTCTGTTAGATTACATTAAACCTCCTTCTTTAAGCAGTCTAAAATCAGTCTATAGAAATCTACAGTTGTAGCCGTAGCCAATTCTCTAAAGTTGTAAAACTGATGTTGCTTAAACcgattattaaaaactatattgtGTTATTTCCACTGTTCGGTCCGTATCCCTGCGCAAAACCTTAGGTAAATCAGTCGTTAGTTAACTTAAGCTTAGTTAGGTCGAGCTTAGTTAAGTCAGTCATTTAGACAAGCTTCGCTGTTCAATTTGGTGATACTAGTGGGGCAGAAAAAACTGATAGTTACAATAAGTTAAGCTTAATTAAGTCGAGCTTAGTTAAGTCAGTCGTAAGTCAAGCTTAGTCAAGTCAGTTGTAAGTCAAGCTTAGATAAGTCAGTCGTTCAGACAAGCGTTGCTGTTCAATTTGGTGATACTAGTGGAGCAGAAAAAACTGAGTTACAATAAGTTAAGCTTGATTAAGTCAAGCTTAGTCAAGTCAGTTGTAAGTCAAGCTTAGATAAGTCAGTCATTCAGACAAGCATTGCTATTCGATTTGGTGATACTAGTGAGGCAGAAAGAACTAATAGTGGTTACAATTACtagtttgacttttttgtttattcattagAAAATGGAAATGACATTTGATCATTTCTGTAGTGTAACAATCATTTTGATGTGTTGGTTTGTGCACAGAATGTTGTTCATAATCTAATTCAATAAATGAATATTGTTAGATGACTTACCCCGGAATAATTTGCGTAGGCAAACAGTCGTCTATGTAGCATGGAGTGGTTCAGAGGTGTGTTTATCATAACCATTGCTGCTTGGCACAGGTGTTTCTCCTGTGTAACCATATGCAATTAATagatataaatgaaattatgtATCAGGAGAGTATGTTCTCAAATACTGTGATTGTAAAATTCAACTTACAGAGCAGCTTGTTGGAAATACCTCCTTTACAAACTGGTTGTTCAAAGATTTCTGTGGAAGAAAATTTTAAGGTTTTAgagtaagaaaacaaaaagcactGTTTGGCTCTTCACAACCAGAGGAAGTAATGATTTATTTCACTTCTTACCAGAGATGAACTTTTTAGGATCTGGTCCACATCATCTATAATTTCCATTAGGAGAATTTCTCCCACTCCGCGTTTCGATTCAGTAACCGCTACAATTGTGAGCACCAAGAGCATGAAAGTCCTCATGTTGGTCGTATTGATTCCTCCTGAGCTCTGCAGATGCTGAGATGGTCTTCATAGCTTCAGCACTGATCAGTCTTCTTATAGTGCTGACAGAGGAAGTGACAGCGACTACCTTGATTCTCTTGATTACacgtcaaagaaaaaaaaaatcccgaAAACGCTTGCACACCCCCATAATCGCTAATAGATTTCAGAGAATTGCAATAATGCTGAGAATCCCCTTAAAAAAAAGGAGGAGACAGACACTATTAGCTCACTGCGCTTGAGCTCACAGATAGCTGGGACCATCGGGCATTActtagaataataaaaataataataataataataataataataatgctaaagtGTAATGGTTCTGAAGGGAATCACCCTGACTGGCTAATATTAGTCATTCGTCTTAAATTAGACGCTAGTTCTGTCCAGTGTCATAGTAACAGATTCCCTTTATGCAATACTGATTGTCTCAGATTGCTGTTGTCATTCAACTTCATCATCTGTTTCTGAAGTAACTGTTTGCCACATCCCTTTGACcttctttcatttttaagcGGACTGACAGACAGAATAGACATACAGTGATGTAAATGAACCAATGAGGCTTATTTTCTCACGTCCTCTGAAGACACCACACAACCACAAAAGATAATTGCTTTCTCAAGCTGTGCCAATGAAATACATGTCAGCATCTTTATCTAGGTTAGATTTAGCATTTTGGGAAATTAACGTGAGATTAATGGTGTCATTCATTATTTAGGGTGCTTTCAGGTAAATTAAGACACTTTTTTTGCCATTGAGGTGAATGGGCagaaaaatgtctaattaaCCCTAAATATGAACAAAAGAACAATATCAAAAACAGTGGGAATgtattgttgttgctgttgttgttgttgttactactggACTGTTACCATGTAATGAAAAAGGGAACTTGGAGAACCTCCTCTTCAATCCAAAACAAGTCAACCagcaactatatatatatatatatgcaatcacatttctattctaatatttttctattaatcTGCATTgcttgcattaaaaaaacaacttttattcaaattctgAATGGATTATATTTAGCCTTGAAAGTGCAAAAAAGCCCTTACTTTATAATCCCTGAAAAAGGTGTCACTTCAGTTCATCACGATCTCACAAAGGTTTTTTATAATCAATATGAACCTCTTATTTACATCATGTTACAGTGAGAGGATTCGCAAACTTGCAGGCAAAAAATCCAGCATTAAGTGAACGTCATGGCCAATCACAGGTGTTCAAGAAAtcaacagatatgtctgtgaatGGCTACATTGCTCAGCGCAACGAAAACACGTTGCAAATGAAATCTTTTGGTGATTTCCAAAGCACAAATACAACTACGCACTGGAGTCTTTATCAAATCTATTTTGCCTATATccttttattacagttttaactgAAGGTGGTTTTGACTGCGTGTGAGGgtgagaaatgtgtcatttgcGTGAGCCTTGTGAGTTGGCAGCCCTggtattgtaacattatactaTGGGGTTGATGAATGCTTGAATCCGACTGGCTAACGAACGTTTTGAAGGTATGCATCATTTTCAGGGAAACGCACAGCGAACATAGTTCCACGCAGCTACTGACCGCATTACATGTTTATATCACTTCGCcacatgatttcagttatttcagtgaaatcaaatttttacttcgatacgatacctgactaaaatatcacgatactactactgaaccgatactacaaaaaaaaaaaaaaaatagaacaacaggaaaaataattgaataatagatTATCCAAATGaagatcatagttattttatctattatgcaagtgccactacacagaattatggtgaacaactaccgagcctacaggtatgtagagatctttgctatattggtaagttagcttaaaggataaagccaaatcttatttcatgatatagtcattttttgttattttatctttgttattaataataagaacctagatgcaagtaCCAAACTAAAGGATAACTACAATAAAAGACACAACTGAAACAAAGAGGtcagggccctatgaaatctgttttattttttcctaaattccattttaatttttaatgtttaaactctttaaactattttaatggttacattaaaaaacaaacaaacaaacaaaaaacatgtctaattaatttaaatcatgcaaacttgcaaaatttaacagcaatttattaaaaggttgaaatatgaaatacgctttttatttttatcaaattcaattttgtttgtgaatctctgttttccattaattttctggattctattttatcgtttcattacattttaataatcaaaagcgtgtagtaaacaaaaatgtgcGTCTCtgccattcactaacacagacacgctGAAATACGGCTCttgttaaaatgcattcttaaagtaccagtACTAGTGAAATGAGGAATcgtactgtttttaaaagcagggtatcgcaATACTTTTTACACACAGACTCAAGAGAGGTAATTCACCAgcttaatctctctctctctccttctgtctgtctgttaaacttaatttttaactgCATAAAGTCTGCTATCAACGGCTCAAATGTCGTTACTAGGTCTAGATGGTCGTCAATTGTTCCTTATGTAtgcaataacaacaataacaatgacGTGAtatctgattttaaaaaaagtaggaAAAAAGTTTGGGAAAACATGGATTGGAACCCCAGTCAATCGCATCAAAAACAACTTGAACACATTCTTTACCATCTACGCCACTGGGGCTGTTATTAGGCGACAGTCTTTTGTAATGCTTTGTAATCACACGTtagtgggcggagttagtgtacacagcctctgccaacaaggcgtGCTACTTGCACTTGTAAACTGATGTtcaactgttctttttaataacttattttcGGGTCATCGTCATAAAAGCCCTGTAAACATTGCCACAGGGACGAAGATAAAGTACAGTACTAAAAACTCACACAGTCATCATGTTTTCAAGCcattttatgtttcattttgaTGTGAAACAAAGCAGTCATATCTAAGCAGGAgagttgtttgtttacattataaataGTCAATAACGGCATCATTTTCTTCATTCAGACCAAGAGCTCGCACAAAAACAAGAGGTGTGATTCATCACCCAAACTAATCATatcctctcatgtgactttcccaCATTCATCTCACTGAGCCTCCAGAAAAGTCAATGGACCAAGAGGAGGCAAGTCTCTGCTGTAAGTTTACCTGCgggtgtcactgttggacagtGTTACTTTATAAAAACAAGTGACTTTTAAACTTTGAATTTCATATTTAGTCAAATTGACGTTGTTTCCCTTAAACATAGGACTTTTGTTTCCCcctatttttagatttaaatggttttagtCATTTGACACAAACTAAAAGACAGAACTAGTTCATGGCAATGCAGTTATTGTTtacttaaaaatcattttctttcaTTGAAATAAAGCATAAATATTAGCTGAAAGtagccttggcaactaactaaaataatgtttaagtaagtttaagtttacatttaaagtagtttagaattctaaaaattgctaaaataaatttagttcagttcacatttatttgtatagcgcttttcacaatacaacacactgcaaagcagcttcacaaattaaagttttttttttttaatttaaatttaaatcaagCAAGTTAGTTAATGACATCCAAAAATAGTGTACAGTATTAAGGGCaatgattatattttgttaaactttGATTTAAACTAATAGCAAAATTTGGTAGCTTTGTATGTTGGTATACAAAGCTATACAGTTAtagttggtaacactttagcaGAGGGACCAATTTGCACtgttaactattttttattagtttattagtgcttataaagcacatattctgcatgaccatattctaaatccctaatcctacccaatacatAAATTTGACAACTACattactaactattaacaagcagcaaattaggagtttattgaggcaaaagtcatagtaaacggtttgttaatagcgataactggaccttaaaataaagtgtgacaaaACAGTTCTATCTTAAGacaatatataaagtaaaatgacaaaagctaataacaaatatatgaatgaaaactgaaaaataaaaaataaaaactgtgtgTTTAATGATTCCATTTGCCTTATGTGTAAAATAAGCTCAGTCTTGctttgaattttctttttttttttttttttttttttttttttttaaatcagtacgTCAAGCTTTTtagattaagatttttttgcattagtCTTATTGTGTATccaaaatatatgcaaaaatattgGCTATTTATCAATTATTTTCCATAGCATATACAGTTGAAACAAGAAGtctacatacatcttgcagaatctgcaaaatgtgaaatattttaccaaaataagagggatcacacaaaatgttatttttttagtactgacctgaattagatattccacataaaatttcacacaaaaaaagagaaaataagttgaatttataaaaaataacctcattcaaaagtttacatacacttgatttttaatacagtgttgttacctgaataatccacagctgtgttttttgtttagtgatagttgttcacgagtcccttgtttgtcctcaaCAGTTAAacagcctgctgttcttcagaaaaatccttcaggtccgacaaattctttggtttttcagcatttttgtgtatttgaactctttccaacaatgactgtatgattttaagatccattttcccacactgaggacaactgagacaactcatatgcagctattacagaaggttcaaacaccatctgatgcttcagaaggaaacacgatgcattaagagtcgggggtgaaaactttttga includes:
- the il4 gene encoding interleukin-4 produces the protein MRTFMLLVLTIVAVTESKRGVGEILLMEIIDDVDQILKSSSLKSLNNQFVKEVFPTSCSEKHLCQAAMVMINTPLNHSMLHRRLFAYANYSGHHQCNVSASDEHKMNYFLKDIKKCCQELSYQLKQRKNKK